The Candidatus Nomurabacteria bacterium genome has a segment encoding these proteins:
- a CDS encoding DUF5011 domain-containing protein, which produces MKNIKLIGVFAFIFMIFSVFAFSLKGANAEEGLNPAVVPQEEEEEDNSPNPAEGPCFENNAPVIHMFGSSELEIPQGFPYEDPGAEAKDKEDGQIEVEIHGEEVDPNTPGHYLVKYGAKDSCGESSEVLTRKVIVVRVDDEEEQDLENTAPVIKLNGSKIIKMFVGQTFIDPWFKAVDKEDGSLDDGILEYVYDNDGITETPERGIYRLRYGVRDSGNPTDEVLTAKAKRLVVVKNTQEIDSDEDGIPDDLDNCPSVPNEDQLDENENDIGDACENQEPTDSDEDGIEDSSDNCPSVPNEDQADADNDGIGDACDDTPNGDNNNNEEGTITTGGSSGSSGSGSSSSSNGGEVLGAFLDASSGEVLGASSSCVEYLKSYMRFGRVNSKEEVLKLQAFLNIFEGAGLKLDGVFGPNTDAAVRNLQQKYGEDILSPWGIDQSTGYVYITTKWFINNKYCPGLARPNVN; this is translated from the coding sequence ATGAAAAATATTAAACTAATTGGAGTTTTTGCTTTTATTTTCATGATTTTTTCTGTTTTTGCTTTTTCTTTGAAAGGTGCAAATGCGGAAGAGGGACTAAACCCAGCTGTTGTTCCTCAAGAAGAAGAGGAAGAAGACAACTCTCCAAACCCGGCAGAGGGACCATGTTTCGAAAATAATGCACCTGTAATACACATGTTTGGTAGTTCTGAATTAGAAATACCACAAGGGTTTCCATATGAAGATCCTGGCGCAGAGGCAAAAGATAAAGAAGACGGTCAAATAGAAGTAGAAATTCATGGAGAAGAAGTGGATCCAAATACTCCAGGACATTACTTGGTAAAATATGGTGCCAAGGACTCGTGTGGCGAATCTTCAGAAGTTCTAACAAGAAAAGTTATAGTTGTTAGAGTTGATGATGAAGAAGAACAAGATCTAGAAAATACTGCTCCCGTAATAAAACTAAATGGTAGTAAAATTATAAAAATGTTTGTTGGACAAACATTTATAGACCCTTGGTTCAAGGCGGTAGATAAAGAAGATGGATCTCTAGATGATGGAATCTTGGAGTATGTATATGATAACGATGGCATAACAGAAACACCAGAAAGAGGTATATATAGACTAAGATATGGCGTTAGAGATAGTGGTAATCCAACAGACGAAGTTCTTACTGCGAAGGCAAAAAGATTAGTCGTTGTTAAAAACACACAAGAGATTGATAGTGATGAAGATGGTATACCAGATGATCTAGACAACTGTCCTAGTGTTCCAAACGAAGATCAGTTGGATGAAAACGAAAATGATATTGGAGATGCTTGTGAAAATCAAGAACCAACTGACTCTGACGAAGATGGAATAGAGGATTCTAGTGATAACTGTCCTAGTGTTCCAAACGAAGATCAGGCAGATGCTGACAATGACGGCATAGGTGATGCTTGTGACGATACTCCAAATGGAGATAACAACAATAATGAAGAAGGAACAATAACAACAGGCGGTTCATCAGGCTCATCTGGATCAGGTTCTAGTTCTTCTTCAAATGGCGGAGAAGTTCTGGGTGCATTTCTAGATGCATCTAGCGGAGAAGTTCTAGGCGCCTCTTCTTCTTGTGTTGAATACCTAAAATCTTATATGAGATTTGGCAGAGTAAACAGCAAAGAAGAAGTTCTAAAACTACAAGCTTTTCTAAATATATTTGAAGGCGCTGGTCTAAAACTTGACGGTGTTTTTGGACCAAACACAGATGCTGCAGTAAGAAATCTGCAACAAAAGTATGGAGAAGACATCCTTTCTCCTTGGGGAATAGATCAGTCTACTGGTTATGTTTACATAACAACAAAGTGGTTCATCAATAACAAATATTGCCCAGGTCTAGCTAGGCCAAATGTTAACTAA
- a CDS encoding methionine--tRNA ligase, with amino-acid sequence MFMKKPFYITTTLPYVNAELHMGHALEFVRADVIARYKKLTGFDVFFNSGTDEHGSKIWKKAKEEGKDVQDFVNENVEKFYESVKLFGVSDDINFIRTSDPHHTKAAQEFWKRVNSNGFIYKKNYQTKYCSGCESEKTDSELSDGKCTEHPNLEIEFIDEENYFFKYSEFSSKLLDFYKQNPDFIIPEFRFNEVKAFVERGLQDFSISRLKEKMPWGIEVPGDENHVMYVWFDALTNYIANVGFPDDTEKFEKYWVNGTPTQYCGKDNTRFQGAMWQAMLMAADLPNSKRIVVNGHITGDGGVKMSKSLGNTVDPKKIAEEYSTDALRYFLIKEVSSFEDSPFTIERFKDAYNAGLANGLGNLASRILTLSEKYLETCPEITENNLPQEFFDHLEKYEIQKASDFVWKKIQELDERIQKDEPFKVVKVDLDKGKQIISEIVVDLYVVSEMLEPLLPETSKYLKEQIKLNQKPEKPLFLRV; translated from the coding sequence ATTTTTATGAAAAAACCTTTTTATATTACAACCACATTACCTTATGTTAATGCAGAGCTTCATATGGGGCATGCTCTAGAATTTGTAAGAGCCGATGTTATAGCAAGATACAAGAAACTTACTGGTTTTGATGTATTTTTCAATTCTGGAACAGACGAACACGGGAGCAAGATTTGGAAAAAAGCAAAAGAAGAAGGCAAGGATGTTCAAGATTTTGTAAATGAAAACGTAGAAAAGTTTTATGAATCTGTAAAACTCTTTGGAGTTTCTGACGATATAAATTTCATAAGAACATCAGATCCACATCACACAAAAGCTGCTCAAGAGTTCTGGAAAAGAGTAAATAGTAACGGTTTTATATACAAAAAAAATTATCAAACAAAATACTGCAGTGGTTGTGAAAGCGAGAAAACAGATTCGGAGCTTTCTGATGGTAAGTGTACAGAACACCCAAATCTAGAAATAGAGTTTATTGACGAAGAAAATTATTTTTTCAAATATAGCGAGTTTTCTTCTAAACTTCTAGATTTTTACAAGCAAAATCCAGATTTTATAATTCCAGAATTTAGATTCAACGAAGTAAAAGCATTTGTCGAAAGGGGACTACAAGATTTTTCTATTTCTAGACTAAAAGAAAAGATGCCTTGGGGTATAGAAGTCCCAGGTGACGAAAATCATGTGATGTATGTGTGGTTCGATGCACTCACAAACTATATTGCCAACGTTGGTTTTCCGGACGACACAGAAAAGTTTGAAAAGTATTGGGTAAACGGAACCCCAACTCAATACTGCGGTAAGGACAATACTCGTTTTCAGGGTGCTATGTGGCAAGCGATGCTTATGGCGGCAGATTTACCAAACTCTAAAAGGATAGTAGTAAACGGACACATAACGGGAGATGGTGGAGTAAAAATGAGTAAATCACTAGGAAACACTGTCGACCCTAAAAAGATAGCAGAAGAATATAGCACTGACGCACTTCGATATTTCTTGATAAAAGAAGTATCTAGTTTCGAAGATTCTCCATTTACCATAGAGAGATTCAAAGACGCTTACAATGCTGGTCTTGCAAATGGATTAGGAAATCTTGCTTCTAGGATACTTACACTTTCTGAGAAATATCTAGAAACTTGCCCCGAAATAACCGAAAACAACTTACCACAAGAATTTTTCGATCATTTAGAGAAATATGAGATACAAAAAGCAAGTGATTTTGTTTGGAAAAAAATACAAGAACTAGATGAAAGGATACAAAAAGATGAACCGTTCAAAGTCGTAAAGGTTGATCTTGATAAAGGGAAACAAATTATATCTGAAATCGTTGTTGATCTATATGTGGTTTCAGAAATGTTGGAGCCACTTCTACCAGAAACAAGCAAATATTTAAAAGAACAGATAAAGTTAAACCAAAAGCCAGAAAAACCCCTATTTTTGAGGGTTTAA
- a CDS encoding AI-2E family transporter produces the protein MKSSSGPINLSSSTIVRFFLVAALFVGLYMIRDVILVLLTSIVIASFIESASKSFAKVGIKRTFSVVFIYLVSFLFILGVFYVFVPVLIGELTSFSSFIREYLPSSSFLGNFNTGTISGAKDIVSSISNNASLGDVIGSAQNFAGNFSSGLFQTTSAVFGGIFNFVLIVIISFYLSMHENGIESFLRVIAPDKHEAYIVSLWKRTERKIGLWVQGQMLLGVIVGMLVYLGLTIIGVEYALLIAIITALSELIPFGMILAAAPAIFFAYVDGGISLSAIVLLFYFIIQQFENYLLQPLIVKRVIGISPLVVILSLIIGAKLAGFWGIILAIPAAVFVFEYLSDIEKEKSERKKSTV, from the coding sequence ATGAAAAGCTCTAGTGGCCCTATAAACTTAAGCTCGAGTACAATAGTCAGATTTTTTCTAGTTGCAGCACTTTTTGTTGGACTTTATATGATACGAGACGTAATTTTAGTACTCCTCACATCTATAGTTATCGCATCTTTCATAGAATCAGCATCCAAAAGCTTTGCCAAAGTCGGAATAAAGAGAACTTTTTCAGTCGTCTTTATTTATCTTGTTTCATTCCTCTTTATATTGGGAGTATTTTATGTTTTTGTACCAGTTCTTATAGGGGAACTTACTTCATTTAGCTCTTTTATAAGAGAGTATTTGCCGTCATCTAGTTTCTTGGGTAATTTCAATACAGGAACTATAAGTGGCGCAAAAGATATCGTTTCGTCTATCTCAAACAACGCTTCTCTTGGAGATGTTATAGGTTCTGCCCAAAACTTCGCAGGGAACTTCTCAAGTGGTCTGTTCCAGACAACAAGTGCTGTATTTGGAGGAATATTCAACTTTGTTCTTATTGTTATTATATCTTTCTACCTTTCTATGCATGAGAACGGTATCGAAAGTTTCTTGAGAGTTATCGCACCAGACAAGCACGAAGCATACATAGTTTCTCTTTGGAAAAGAACAGAAAGAAAGATAGGCCTATGGGTTCAAGGACAAATGCTTCTCGGTGTTATTGTGGGTATGCTTGTTTATCTGGGTCTTACTATTATCGGAGTAGAGTACGCGCTTTTGATCGCTATCATAACAGCACTTTCTGAACTCATTCCTTTTGGAATGATACTCGCTGCAGCGCCTGCTATATTCTTTGCTTATGTTGACGGCGGAATATCTCTTTCTGCTATAGTTTTACTTTTCTACTTTATAATCCAGCAGTTCGAGAACTATCTTCTCCAGCCGCTAATCGTAAAAAGGGTTATAGGAATTTCTCCTCTTGTTGTGATACTATCACTTATCATTGGGGCGAAATTGGCTGGTTTCTGGGGTATAATCCTAGCCATACCAGCTGCGGTGTTCGTCTTTGAGTATCTTTCTGATATAGAGAAAGAAAAAAGCGAAAGAAAGAAGTCTACAGTATGA
- a CDS encoding insulinase family protein gives MKIIKKKLKNGVEVVLSPMLDNPTVTFVVLVKTGSRNETKQNSGISHFLEHMCFKGTEKRLSAHDISSELDGIGAQSNAFTSHEYTGYYAKSDKKYSKKILDVVSDIYLNPTLPEKEIEKEKGVILEEINMYEDMPQQVAIRMFYEVLYGDTSLGWSILGPKENIKKFKREDFLKYKEANYLPENTSIIVAGNFDKDQVFSDIKNLFEKIPTKKTKRNKPIIKDTQTSPTLSIKEKKTDQTHFVLGVRTFEYENKKNPTLEVLRAVLGGGMSSRLFQKLREEMGVCYYVKAGTDIMTDRGFLAISSGSDNKRVKNVVRVCLDECSRLAEGDIDEKELKKAKAYVAGNLSMGLESSDDVAMFIGEQQILSKSGFKTPAEIKKEIEKVEIKDVVTLAKQIFKKKNLNLSVVGPWKDKKDFSKELFFRHEK, from the coding sequence ATGAAAATAATCAAAAAGAAGCTAAAAAATGGTGTAGAGGTGGTACTTTCTCCCATGTTAGATAATCCTACTGTCACTTTTGTTGTTTTGGTCAAAACAGGTTCAAGGAACGAAACAAAACAAAATAGTGGTATTTCTCACTTTTTGGAACATATGTGTTTCAAGGGGACAGAGAAGAGACTCTCTGCACACGATATATCTTCTGAACTGGACGGAATAGGAGCGCAATCAAATGCTTTTACCTCACACGAATACACTGGTTACTATGCAAAGTCTGACAAAAAATACAGCAAGAAGATCTTAGACGTTGTTTCTGATATTTATCTAAACCCAACTCTTCCAGAAAAAGAAATAGAAAAAGAAAAAGGTGTGATCCTGGAAGAGATAAATATGTACGAAGATATGCCACAACAAGTTGCGATAAGGATGTTCTACGAAGTTCTTTATGGCGATACTTCTCTCGGCTGGTCTATACTTGGTCCAAAAGAAAATATCAAAAAGTTCAAAAGAGAAGATTTCTTGAAATATAAAGAAGCAAATTATTTACCAGAAAATACTTCTATTATTGTCGCTGGTAATTTCGACAAGGATCAAGTTTTCTCTGATATAAAAAATCTTTTTGAAAAAATCCCAACTAAAAAAACAAAAAGAAATAAACCTATTATAAAAGATACTCAAACTTCCCCAACTTTGTCTATAAAAGAAAAAAAGACAGATCAAACACATTTTGTTTTAGGTGTCAGAACATTTGAATACGAAAACAAGAAAAACCCAACACTCGAAGTTTTGAGAGCTGTACTCGGTGGTGGCATGTCTTCTAGACTTTTCCAAAAATTGAGAGAAGAAATGGGTGTTTGCTATTACGTCAAAGCCGGTACTGACATAATGACAGATAGAGGGTTTCTAGCTATTTCTTCTGGATCTGATAACAAAAGGGTAAAAAATGTTGTCAGGGTTTGTTTGGATGAGTGTTCTAGATTGGCAGAAGGTGATATAGATGAGAAAGAATTGAAAAAAGCAAAAGCTTATGTGGCAGGGAATCTTTCTATGGGACTTGAGTCTTCAGACGACGTCGCTATGTTTATAGGAGAACAACAAATACTTTCGAAAAGTGGTTTTAAGACCCCCGCAGAAATAAAGAAAGAAATAGAAAAAGTAGAAATCAAAGACGTTGTTACTTTGGCAAAACAAATATTCAAAAAGAAAAATCTAAACCTTTCTGTTGTTGGTCCTTGGAAAGACAAGAAAGACTTTTCAAAAGAACTTTTCTTTAGACACGAAAAATAA